Proteins encoded by one window of Antechinus flavipes isolate AdamAnt ecotype Samford, QLD, Australia chromosome 4, AdamAnt_v2, whole genome shotgun sequence:
- the CA4 gene encoding carbonic anhydrase 4 codes for MILFLMLLALTLAQLVAPEHWCYESQAKKISCTEPSKWPGNCQDKQQSPINIDTKLVLRNDSLKPFQFVNYDKKEARVIENNGHSVQVALSGSIKISQGGLPGTYKAVAFHLHWSDSVNRGSEHTINGKSYAMEMHIVHIKDKYSSVSEALNGNENNEIAVLGFLIKASSEKHQGFSNLVENLKKVPYKSKDTSLKEFSLFDLLPKVDKLKHYYRYQGSLTTPDCQEKVIWTVFQEPIQLREDQILEFSRQLFYNKEDEEKMPIIDNFRETQALGNRRVYTSGVGMALPHAWPTLLAPLLTYFLAMSLH; via the exons ATGATCTTGTTCCTAATGCTGCTGGCCCTCACGTTGGCCCAGCTAGTGGCTCCAG aGCACTGGTGCTATGAATCCCAAGCTAAGAAAATATCATGTACAG AACCAAGCAAGTGGCCTGGGAATTGCCAGGACAAACAGCAGTCTCCAATTAACATCGACACTAAATTAGTCCTTCGAAACGACTCCTTGAAGCCTTTCCAGTTCGTCAACTATGACAAGAAGGAGGCACGGGTTATTGAAAACAACGGGCATTCAG TGCAAGTGGCGCTTAGTGGCTCAATCAAGATCTCTCAAGGTGGCCTGCCGGGGACTTATAAGGCAGTCGCATTCCATCTGCACTGGTCGGACTCTGTGAACCGGGGCTCTGAACACACCATCAATGGGAAATCCTATGCCATGGAG ATGCACATTGTCCACATCAAGGACAAATATTCTAGTGTGTCAGAAGCACTCAAtgggaatgaaaataatgaaatcgCTGTGCTGGGATTCCTAATCAAG GCTTCATCTGAAAAACATCAAGGCTTCTCCAATCTGGTGGAGAACCTGAAGAAAGTCCCATACAAAT CCAAAGATACCTCCCTCAAAGAGTTCAGCCTTTTTGACCTCCTCCCCAAAGTCGATAAGTTGAAACATTACTACCGATACCAGGGCTCCCTCACTACTCCTGATTGCCAAGAGAAGGTCATCTGGACTGTGTTTCAGGAACCTATCCAACTCCGTGAAGACCAG ATCTTGGAATTCTCCAGGCAGCTGTTCTATAATAAGGAGGATGAGGAAAAAATGCCCATCATAGACAACTTCCGGGAAACACAGGCGCTGGGGAATCGCCGGGTCTATACCTCCGGGGTGGGGATGGCATTGCCCCACGCCTGGCCCACGCTCCTGGCCCCTCTGCTCACCTACTTCCTGGCTATGTCCCTCCACTGA